TGAGTGTAAAGATAAGTATATGAAGAAAGTGGAGTGTCGTAATTGTAAGAAGGAGTTTTGCTTCAAGTGTCAGGTTCCTTGGCATCATGATAAAAGCTGTTATGATCATGGTGTGCACGATAATGATGTGAAGTTTGCTAAGCTTATTCGCAAGAAACAATGGCGTAAATGTTCTCATTGTTCTTGCTGGGTTGAGCGAGTTGATGGATGTAATTCCATTTATTGCAGGTGTGGATTTTACTTCTACTATATATGTGAAAAATATTATGACTCTGATATCATAATAAAACTATGAAAGAATAAGAAGAGaaagatacaaaaaaatttttattgtttGTTGTTGTTTCTTGTTAGAATATGGGTAACCAAGATCGAGGTAGGTCTTCCATCGTGCAGCCACAGTCTCATTGGTGCTAGCTATGTTCCATCAAAGCCACTATCCCGTTCGAAGCCCGTTTGAAGGTGCTCCTGTCTCGGTGTCTCCCTTTAGCGTGCTCTGTTCAAGGAATTTAGCTTCTAGGTAATCTTTTTAactataattgaataatttttcatTACTATGAAGTTCTGTGAactgtgattttttatttttctgtgaacTATGAACTGAACTCTGATATAGTTTTGCCGCGTCCACCTCTCCCTACTATGTTGTTCTGttgtgtttattatttttttactatgattttcttcttgattttgttAAGTTGCTATTTTGCTAAATTGTTGGGTTATTGTATTTGAATTTGCTAGATTCAGATTGAGattgttcttctttttttattgggTTATTGAATTTCTATTTAGGTATTGTTCTTACTTATTgctaaattcaataaattattgTTGTTGTGTACCTATTGTTGTTCTTGAGATTATTGAGTTACTGTGTTCTTGCTAAattgttaatttgctaattttctAAATTGTTGTAGTTTTGACTTTTGAGATTGAGATTATTCTTATTTCTTGTTATTAGATTGCTGGATTTGCTCTTTGCTATTGTTCGTGACTTTTAAGATTGCTGGATTTGCTATTTGCTATTGTTCGTGACTTTTAAGATTGAGATTGTTAGCTGGATTTGCTATTGTTGTGTACCTATTGTTTTTCTTTGAGATTGTTAGGTTGTGTTTTTgctaatttgtaaaattgttgTTGTAATCTTTGAAATTGTTGGATAGTTGTTATCTTTTTCATTGTTGTGctgtgtttttttgtgttttgatgtTTACTGTTGTACTTTTATGTATTCAATTAAGTCAATTAACACTATACTTTGGGCTTAATTGTGCTTAGATTGTTAAGTTAGCTAATTCAGCATATGAATTTTGCCAATTATGCATTTCTTAATTCCTAGATTAAGACTTACACTAGTTTCTTTCCTAGTAACAACTTATGTGACTACTTTTGCACTGTTATGAACTTATCCATTCACCTTGTAGGCATGCACTTGGTGGCTTTGATGGAAGCACAATGATGTCAACCATTGAAGTGTTTGATCCTCTTCATGAAGCATGGATAACCAGAGAACAAATGAATCATCCTAGTTGCGAAGCACAATTATATCTACTAACATTAGTCTTAATTGTAATTCAGTGGTACCTGTTCTATGCTGTGCTAACTGAATGTGTCTACATATAATAATCGGTAGCTGGAGAATTATAAAGAAGTAACTTTCTAATGATGTCATATAGAAGTTcttcataagtatttttatctaatCTTGAATGAATGTTTGTTTATCCTCGACTCTAGATTGTCAACGGTAAAGAAATATATCAGCattcatttattgttttttattataatatataaaatatttttgattttgttattgttatttgacttttgaatttgtgTTTGGATGAAATTATAATATTGTGGTTGATGTAGtatatttaatttgaatgatattttaaagttgatattagactataattatattttagtatgtttatttatattttatttattattttattatgaaacGGTTATTTTAGTTGAATTACGGTTAAATCAGttaaaccaataaactaataaactaataattagaaCAGTTCGATAACCGATTCGATTCCCAAAACCTTGctcatatcataaaattcaaatactGAGTGTTGTGTCAAAGTTGggtcaatatttaaaaaaaataatccaaaTATGATAGCTTAGAAAAAGGGATAGTAATGTAACCCCCCCAAAAAATAAATTGTTGGCCATATGCCAAGCGTGATTGCTGATCCAACATGAAAGTTTGACATGCTTATTTCATTTGTTTCTAAGATTCACTCAATCATTTCCGACACTCTTCACCACTAAAATTATTGACATGTCTAATTGTTTTTTCCCTTAGGATGCTAATTGAAGGGAGGGAAAAATAATTGAGCATGCATTATTGTTGTACCGTGTTTACCTGAGTTATTATTGCACACACGATTTCAGTCACATTCATCTTAAGGTATGATCATGACAATTCACTCTTCTCAAATCTTAATGTTACTATATTGTATACAACATAAGTGAACATAAGCATTTCGATGATGCTACAATTACTAATTAAGATACCAAACTAAATTACCATTGTTAAATCGCCAAATTACCATTTCATTAAGTTAACCAAGGCAAAACATAAATATCTATTCTTATATTTAGTTTGACCTAAACCAAAAATAGAAGCCAACTATTACAAAATTTAACTTTCACTACTACAACTCACATTGATTCTTTTTATGCGCATCCTCTCGGGGCAAACCCGACCCGAGAACCCGCCAAATCAAACACGACCCGAAACCCTTGTTGCTGGATATTCCCAATTATGGACAACCCGCTCATCGTCCCGGCGAACGCGAAGCAGTAAGTTCCCTTATCATCCACCGGAATTAGGTAATTCCCGGCTGGAAGTGACACATCGGCACCTCGAAAATGTAGCACTACGGTCGGAACTTTCACTTGCGTCATCCCCGAAAAATCAAAGCAAGTATCAAATAACGAGTACTCGGGTGCCCGTTTCAAACGGGCTGCCCCAACCTGAAAAGCGTCCCTCAAAGCCTCATAAGCGGGTCGGGTCAATCGAGTCACTGAAGTGCCCGAGTCAATAATTACCCCACCATTTCCGGTTCGGTCAAGCCGAAACAAAGAAGCCGAAATTCCACGAACCAGCACCCCGCCAACACTAATTCCCAACAGTTCGACATAGTAAAATGTGTCGAGCTTTGGGTTCTTTAACAACGGAGTGAACCGTGCCGCTCTCGAAACTGCCAAATCGCCAAAAACCATTGAAGACGGTTTTGATGAAGCAGCTCGGTCCACTAAACAATAACTGAATTTGTTATTGAACCGGATACCGGCTTGGGTCGGAAAGGAAAGCATGCCCCGGCCCAGGCCCAAAAGGCCCGCAGCCCCAACAAAGAGCCCCTCGTTGTCATGTCCACAGCCTAAGGCCACGCGCGGGACGCTGGCGCGTCGCCGGAAAGTCAATGTCTCAGTGGCAAAATCGCCGACGGTGAAGGACCCGTCTCCATATGAGACCTGATACTCGCACACCTTTTTCCGGGCGTCGCATCCCGGCGAGTCCAGCTGCCGGCAGAGCGGAGAACCGCAGGGTACTGGGGCAAAGGTCCGGGACCCTTTCGGGTCGAAAACTGGGTCGGACTCTGAGTAGCACTTCTTGCACGGCGCACATTGGAGCCAAACGACGTCGCTTCCGGTGTCGAGCACCATGTAGAGGTAGCGTGGTGGCGTTCCGACGCCAAGGCGCGTGAAGTACTCGCCGCTGCCCTGAGCCAAACCCGAAATGACTGAGCTGCTGAAGCTCGAACCGGGTTGTGATCCGAACCCGGTTTGGTTCTTGggtgaagaagaaaatggagcttTGGAGACGAAGGAAGTTACAATTTTGACCCTAGCAGCGTCCCTTTGGAGCCTTTGGGTAAACAATTCGTGCGGTGTTTTGTTGGAAGAGAGTGCATCGATGTGGTGAAGAGAGACAGAGAGGGAAGCTGATTCGGGTTCCGGGTCGGGTTGGTCGGTTTCGAGTTCGGGCCAATAGAGGGTGGGTTGAGATGGGAGTGGGTGGAGGATAAGGGTCTGGGTTTCTTTGGTGGCGGTGGAGAGTGTGATGAAcactgagaagaagaagaagagaagaaaagctttGGCCTTTGCTTTCTTCTCTTCCATCTTTGTTttggagagagagagtgtgtgtagtgaagagaggaaaaaaaaaaaagtgtttgagAGTTGAGTGGTTGATGAAAGGGGGTGGCAGAGAATAAATAATGCGTAGTGATAGTATGTGAGGAATGCACTTTCACTCAATTCTCAAGTGTGTTCCCATTTggtgattattttcttctttttacttaattaattattcaaaGTTGCTGTTAGATTTGATGCTATGGGTATGGGAATATATCTCAAAATTTTGCATTTTTGGCTAGGTGACATGTCTTTTTTTTGggataaaaatatacttttttaaaaaagaaatttttttttatcatcataaaTAATTTTAGACAATTATTAGAGTAGTCAAAATAGTATTTCATTTAAGTTTAGTGACATCTAGATTAAGATTATGTTATGGTAATTAGTAATAAATTGGAGTGTGAGATTACTAGCTTGTCCATAATAGAAAGATTAGTAGAAAAGTGGTATATGCAAAAGGAAATTATCCTTATATGGTGATTTGGAAAAGCTAATATACATGAAAGAATATAGTAATTCTTGCCTAGGTATAAGTATGTGATGAGCTACAAAAATGTACTAGTATTTTTTGATACATTTGTTCGTAGAGGTTGTTGATCTGAATAGCAGGACTAACATACATTGGATAGCTACAAACTTCTCTTTTAATGAATTGGAAATAATATTGTTAGTAGATTTACAATTGCTATGTTTGGttaatttaaatagaattttttttattgaagatagaaaaattcgaatttgtaattttttagatGACTATAAAAAGAGTAGAAAATTATGCCATTTGaaaaaatatacaatattataaatatattaattaaaagagtatattatacataataacaaaaaagaaaaatatacaagAATCACCAATAGTATAAATTACACATGATAATTTtcattatataaaaatacatagCACTGTTGGATCATTGATGGTGGAGAGCTCTTCAAGATCGGCTCAACAAGTGGTATTAGAGCCGATGGTTAATTGGTCTAATAGTTTTAAGGAGTATTTAAGGTGAAACATCGAAAGTCTTTCCGGTAAAAGTGGTCCAGACAACGTGTCCTGCGGTATTTTGCGGCGGTGTAATGGACGAATATTCGCGATAAAGGAGCTAGAAAGAGGGAGAGTTGGtgcttgatgtggaggctcacactGAAGAAAGAGATTGTTAATGTTACAAGTGTGAGGAGTTAGTAGttccagatcaaacaaagaaagaaagagtgAAGAATTTATAATTAAGAGATTCATTAACTTACTACGTACTTTATGATTTTAAGTTGGATGtggtatcttctcatcttatgttattTCACTTGATTCCTTTCCAAAATCTCTTCAATAGTCGAGAGTTCTCTACAATTGGCCAAGAAGCACAGCATACTCAACTTCTAccaaagttttttattttatctaatgatAAAGTGTAACATTGGTGgtgaaaattttatttcttttcttaatttagtatttaagaaAAGTGACATATATTTATGAGAATTTAACAATTCAAAATTTATAAAGGCACAAATATCCAATATATCCAAGTGACAAACCTTATGTCATATATTTTCTTTGTTCATTTTATTTATTGCTAGCTATCtcttttttaacatatatttgaatcaatataattaaaGAGAACCAAGAGACATATAGAATATAATATATGTTTAACAATTTGATATGTAACTTTTCATCAAAGATTAAGATCATGCACTTAAAAGGGTCaaatataataaacaaataaatattatttattcattAGTTTTAAGTACATGTCATTTTCTTGATTTATGAATATATTAACATAAATAAGCAAGACTCTATATACATCAAATAATTGTCAGCACCTCAGTATACATGCATGGTGCCACATTATTTGTTTTTTTCCTTAAAACCAAACGAGAAATTTAGGCTTGATTAGAGGACTTATTTGAACAACCACATGGAGAGGGCAATTTGAGATCAAAACCTCACGAgtagtctaatttttttttaagagtgAAAGTGAAtgtattatattttgtatttagtaaaaggacaaaatatagaaaaatatgtgTTATtgccttattattatttttttgtctttttttctctttatatttatatttttgtcatGTTATATTTGAACTACTAAATATTTTTAGAAGGATTTCCGAATATaactataaattaatttatattaaagtgTTACTAATAAATTTGACATCAATCATTTTATCAGAAATAGAACATATACTTACAAATTCTTTaagcatttataaatttatttacagATCATCACTTACAAATTCTTTAAGCATTAATGTGtattaaaaaattgtaataaGTTGAATTCATAAAGCTATCTGTGTTCATTAGTTCACCAACCAAATAGTTTTAAGAATTGTGATTTTCAGGCTTGAGATCATTATTTCCCGtgataattatattattgtttACCCTTATCCATGATCTTGAGTACTTGAACTTCGATTCTTGTTTCTTTTTCAATAGCtttattgttaattaaattgagtaGATAATGTTGGAATAATGGAcaaatataaatttcttttatttttagatctACATATAAAAAAATGCAACATGATAAGATATATTTTCTTTATATTTgaataaatttaaactttttctTCATTTGAATATATTTTCACGAACAAAACACTATCTCCGAAGTACTTTTTTCCCAAATCCAAACAATTTGAACCTAAACCAACAAACCAAGACAACCCATGACAGGAGAAAAATAAAGATaccataaaaggaaaaaaattaggatCAGTTTTTTCTGTATTATAAATGTATGTGTGATATTAATGATATTTTAGTGGTATTGTATTTTATTCTGCTATAGGTCTGCTTGAGTTTTTTGAAAAGAACAAAACGTCATCAATGTTTTGCGGGTGGGtgaattctttttttaataaaaaaataaaacgacATCGACGGattgcataatttttttaaaaatttagcatgGACAAAACGTCAGCGACatattgtataaaaaatattttttaaattttattacggGTAAAATGTCAGCGACGtattgtatatttattttttttaattgacgcAAAGAAAAATGTCAGTAACGTTTTGATTGAagacatatttttaaatttttttcggtCAAAACGTCGTTGATGTAttgcagaaaaaataaaaaacgtgGATGATGTTTTGTGAAAACGTCAGCAACGTTTTGTGCtaggagaaataaaaaaatatataattaactatAAAAGAAGTTCTAAATTGTACTAAAACGTAAAAATAGAGTATGAGAGTAAAGTTTTACATAGAAATAGAGTGATGAGAGATTTATTCTACAAAATGTTCTCAATTTGAGCTGAAAAAAGTTCATGAATGAGTATGATGAGTGTATAAAATGGAGGgttatattagtttaaaaatatacTACAATGGTAAGATTTTATCTCATACACATAAAGGCGTGAGTTTTATATGTGAGAATCCATGTGTTATTATTGTTCTTTTTTCAATAACATATGAAGGACTTAAGAGCATACTTTCTCAAAGTGTAGATCATTAAGTGCAAAAGAGAGTCATAAATATTCTGTACATGCAGCCTGTGTTAGTATTTGGTGGTTTCAGCCAATTTCAAATAATGCATGTGATTGATGAAGCTAGTATGCAAAGAATGTTTTTTTACCTATCATCAAACTAGAGCACAGACCTCACTtatcgagttgtatgttgagttcgaAAAAATCGATGATGTTGATTTTCCAGAACCCAACATAGATTGGGTGGGTTATAATACTAGGTCTAGGTGGGTTAACACTAACCTAACACTAACACTAACACTAACACTGAGtcactaacaataattaatttattaaaactaACCCTAACACTAACTAACACCTATACTAACGCCGGTActattactaacaattaattaacttactattaattaataacaaaataacctaaaaaaattacaaaaccttaaCCTACTTTTAAAAATTCTTATTCACACTTTCAgttcaaaacaaaaagaagaagcacaaattTTTACCTGAATGACTTTGGTTTAGTTGTGGTGACTAATAAGTATGGGTGCTATCGTTTTACTTATTTTTggtggatttatttatttttgttggagtAAGAATAACAATAATAGAAGAGAGCCGTTTTGTAGAACtggaaagaaaagtagaagaaatgGAAAAAAGAATATAGTTACTAAGGTGAAAAAGTTTTACGCTAGAAAGAGAGAGCCCATCAGCACGTGTTAACCATGCACAGAAAACATCATTGACGTTTTGTGCAAAACGTTACCGACGTTTTGTTGAAGAAGTTAGTGACATAAATAGAAAAAAGGCGGTGACGTTTTTCTGTAATCATCATATATCTCCACAACGGCGTCAAACACAATTTTTTGGGCATTTTGGAGGATTACACCAATTTGAgctctatattaaaaataaaaagctcaaaaaattacattacaaaaggattattaaaaataaaaaaaaaaactaaaaaataaatcgaTCTCAAATAGAAAGTAAGACGAAGGAAAGAGAAGTAGCGgagagaaaatgaagaaaaggaaaaattcaGAGGCAAAAAAAGTGTGGTAAGAAAATTAAGAACcaggataaaaaagaataaaaaaggacGGGttaatgtttaaattcgtccttgaaagatcacgcgatcttcattttcgtccctgaatgatttttttaatcaaattagtccctgaaagataaactgttagtcaaattagtctttccgtcaattggatgatgacgtgtcacgttaagtgccacgtggcatgatgacgtgacacgccacgtggcaggtcagtaacacgtggcacgccacgtgacaggtcagtgacacgtggcatgccacgtgtcacttgacatataaaaaaaatttctattagtcaaaatagtccttgaaagtacatacgtaagtcattttcatccctcaaattttaaaaattagtcaaactagtccttatatatttttttttattttttcttcataaaattatttctctcctttaattcttctcaaaatctctcttattcttttctattctaaaactttTTTGTTTACATTACTACATTTTgctgaaatatatatatactcaaaattgaaatatatgtatttattaacctaaataaagttatatgctcaaaatcaaaatttatgtatgttaacctaaacaaagttataccaatattttttttctactacatcttttttttttcattacggtattacttatatataggaggtaatggtagtgatacttagagtcaaaattcaagaagattcacaaattttgcttcaatttcaaactttacaaaatattaaaaatttgttggttaattattattattattattattattattattattattattattattattattattattataaatgaatTACTTCTTAAGCATAATACGTGCaaatatcataataaatttttgtgtgtttcatatgtttaagataaattatataatttttcttttaatttcacaaatcaatgagataaaatgaaatagGAAACATTATACATATGCATAACACAGGCTACTCCGCACTAGTacattatataaatagatatgcttcgtattaaaataaaattccttttgttttaaatgaaatatttaaaaaattatattagaatattaaGATTCAAAAAGTGATTCCATAAACcagtttttcaattattgagttttactatacaaattaaataataataaaaattataattttaaaaaatttaaaagatttaaaatttaaaataattactatattatttagtaaaatttaaaatattaaatttttaaatatataatcaacaataatttgataaactcatttaaataaaaaattcacataaaaattataatttgaaaatgtaaaattttaaaatacaaatgacaaaataactttataaaaatttaattatttttattattttatataaagagaattttgtttattaaggtttaaaaataatattaaaattagtagtataaaaaaatattataaatttaatattataaaaaaattatataaggactagtttgagtaacttttaaaatttgagggatgaaaatgacttacgtctggactttcaaggactattttgactaatagaaattttttttatatgtcaagtgacacgtggcatgtcaTGTGTCACTGACCTGTCACGTGGCGTGCCACGTGTTACTAACCTGTCACGTGACGTGTCACGTCATCATGCCAcatggcacttaacgtgacacgtcatcatccaattgacggaaggactaatttgactaacagtttatttttcagggactaatttgattaaaaaaatcattcggggacgaaaatgaagatcgcgtgatctttcagggacgaatttgaaCATTAACCCAAAAAAGGACACACAGAAACacaataacaatacaaaaataGAATTAATAGAAAAGAGGATTTTTTTATTAGACCtgtaaaaaatttgtttttagtGACTTAGACCACTTGAATAGATTTTTTACTTGATATTTAAAGAATTTGTCTTGACAATCTAGATTAGAaggttgaaaaattgaaaaaactaaCACTAAGAATTACTTTCAGTGGGATCCTTCAAATTTTTTCATACAATAAGCAAAACAAATTATTCACCTCATTTAATCACACAAAAAAAGTGCACAAagcaattcaaaaaattttatttgtcaaAAGTTGTCAAATTATCTCACAAAATATTTAAATAGACTCATAACAGATTAGTCTAAAAATAGgccaaaaaatctttttttaaaccaAGTCCAACTAAATTAAATTACAAGGCTTAGAATAATACTAgttataactaatttttgttatgttaaacCAACTTAAATAGatttgattaacaaaaaaatttaaatgtatagAATATCTAAATGGTCTTTCCAAACAAGTATCTGGAAGTGAGGAGAAAAATGGAGTTGGTaatgggtagggtaggatagAGTTTGAAGCTAACTTTAATCTTATCTgcgggttgagatttttatataaactcaaccctaCTCTATCGCGAGTTGAGAATATCCCAACTCTAATCTTATCCGTTCTTAATCTACGGGTATCCGACTCTACTCGTGGATTACAAAAAAGATGCAACATTACTATGTAacttgataataatttaaaatagaactgacttttatgtaaaagaaaaaagtattaaattatcaattaatgatcttcttttaATAGTTAAAGAttttttgcatttagtgagaaatctttggttcaacatccacttaaaatatatttttatataagtatataatatatacGTAGAATAATTTACTATTTGTACCCATGATAGTTCAAAACGCTAACATTTGTACCCATCGTAGATGGAAACTGACTTTGTACCCATGCAAGATAGGCTCCGTGTGACAAAAATAGCCTGGCTTGGATTGGCACTTGCTTCGGGGTTGTAGGACCCTACGTGGTTCTCCGAACCTCCCAAAACCCAATCTACgtggaattaaacaattttttcAATCTATGTgaaattaaacaattttttttactaagGGTTGGGAGATTGAAGAAAATTTCGCCGGAGACTCTGCTGTGCCCTAACAGAGGTCGTCGTTTCGTTCTCAACTCGGAGAAGACGTCTGGAAGACTCCCAAGCCATCACCTTGAAGCTACGGGTTTCAATGCTGTCATTCCCAACTCGGAAAAGACGTTCGAAGTAGTAGCAAGCGATCAGTATAAAAACGTAAAAGAGGAACGTGCAAGGAATAGCGAGCAGAGCTCGAACACAGCGGTTTCGTCATCGACGGTGCAGAGGTCACTCCCTTTGGTCGGCAGAGATCAGAGGTATGTCATTGCCAATGTTAATTAATTTCAAATGTCATTGCTACTAGTTAGACAGATTATATTACCATATCAAATCCTGTTTGAGAATTGCTAAATTGGTTGATTTCGGGTTTGTGTTAAGTGTAGTAACATGTAATATTTTATTAGAATGTGTTGGTTAATTTCACTTTCAGAAATGGCACCATTCATATAACACTATGTATTAATCATAGAGGACAATTTGAGAGAGGGCTGTGTGGGAAGGTTAGTTACGTTGGTGGTGAAGTCACAGAGATCGAGAGGGTTAATGTTGATACCCTGAATGGTTTTTTCGTATCTGATTTGCTGAAGGATATAGGATGTACATTTGTTACTAATTTTTTCTGGCTGGTACCTGGGAAGGAGCTTGATGATGGATTGAGTGACCTAAGGGTTGATATGGATATAGTTAGAATGTATGAGACAACTGTGAAGAACAGTAACAGAATAAATGTATATACAGAGCATCCGGTGGATGAGCCCATGTTAGTTGAGGAGAAAAATATGACTCCATCAAAGATGAGAGTAAAGCGCTGTGCTAGAAGGGTTCCAACTCCGAagaagagtccaaaaagaagatTGATAGTAGTGGAAGATGAGGATGATGCTAAAATTGTACGTAACGTGCAAGTTGGGATGGAAGACCGAAAAAGGAGTGAGGCCCAGAGCAGGGAAGAGGCCCATGAAGCACATAAATAGGCTGGAGTTGAGGCCCAAAAAGAGGACAATGTCAGTATGGCCCAGGAGACAGCAGACCCACTACTTTCAGTATCTGATGAGATAGGACAGATTTTTCAGCCTCCCCCAACACCTGTCATACCAGATAAATCACCATCAACTCAGTTCCAACCTTTCCAGCCATCTATTCAAGAAGATCAGCAACCAACACACACTGTTTGTTCAGACCCAGTCTCGCCTTCTGAACCCAATGTCTCTGCACCTCTTGAACCAGAACAACTAACCCAATACATCCCATATCCGTATGGAAATTCACTTTCACAATCAATCCCTCAGTCAGTTCCACCCTCTGAGACCAATAGGACTCCCTAGAATGATCAGAGCAATCCTTCAGATGAGGTCGAGGGAAGGACAAAGGTGAATAAGAGGAGATCAACAAAGAGGCCTCCCTCTACAGGACAGTCTTTCATCCCAAACCCCGATCCGAACAAGTCGCCAACCTTCTACGTCCCCGTTGATGAGGATGATTTTTCTGATGAAAATCCTGGACATCATTGCTATGAATAAGAGGAATTGCATAGCATAGCAAGTGACAAGGATACTGACCAGACGCAATTTTTTCCTCAGAGCAATGCTGATGTCCCGGTTAGCCAGGTGCGGTTGGAGTTAGGGATGGAGTTTGAAACTCTAAGCCATTTCAGGAAGGCTGTCTAAAAGTTTAATATCAATATTGGAAGGAGCATATTCTTTGCTTGTTGTGATTCTACAAGATCGAAGGCTATATGCTATGATGAGGACTGTCCTTGGCAAATATACTGTGCCAAGAGAACATTCCCAATAAGTTATTAGGTAAAGACCTTTGTAAATGAATATACCTGTAGTAAGGACAATCAGTGTAAGCCAGCAGATGAAAAATGGGTCATAGATGAGCTGGAGGAGAGGATACGAGTGCAACCAAACTTGACAGTGAGG
This region of Arachis hypogaea cultivar Tifrunner chromosome 8, arahy.Tifrunner.gnm2.J5K5, whole genome shotgun sequence genomic DNA includes:
- the LOC112708062 gene encoding aspartyl protease family protein 2; this translates as MEEKKAKAKAFLLFFFFSVFITLSTATKETQTLILHPLPSQPTLYWPELETDQPDPEPESASLSVSLHHIDALSSNKTPHELFTQRLQRDAARVKIVTSFVSKAPFSSSPKNQTGFGSQPGSSFSSSVISGLAQGSGEYFTRLGVGTPPRYLYMVLDTGSDVVWLQCAPCKKCYSESDPVFDPKGSRTFAPVPCGSPLCRQLDSPGCDARKKVCEYQVSYGDGSFTVGDFATETLTFRRRASVPRVALGCGHDNEGLFVGAAGLLGLGRGMLSFPTQAGIRFNNKFSYCLVDRAASSKPSSMVFGDLAVSRAARFTPLLKNPKLDTFYYVELLGISVGGVLVRGISASLFRLDRTGNGGVIIDSGTSVTRLTRPAYEALRDAFQVGAARLKRAPEYSLFDTCFDFSGMTQVKVPTVVLHFRGADVSLPAGNYLIPVDDKGTYCFAFAGTMSGLSIIGNIQQQGFRVVFDLAGSRVGFAPRGCA